In Palaemon carinicauda isolate YSFRI2023 chromosome 21, ASM3689809v2, whole genome shotgun sequence, the following proteins share a genomic window:
- the LOC137615318 gene encoding uncharacterized protein yields the protein MTPSPLQTTTTKSRKEALPLKTTQSREASSLLKTTQSREASSLLITTKSEVCVLHYSLKTTKFREVLYQLKTTKPRKESLPLKTTKSQRGAAIADLQIQRGAAIADLQIQRGAFSFADTKSREVPLPLQTSKSREVPSLLQTPNLERGAFTFAEHQIQSDAFPIEHHQIQRSAFAIETTNQRGVCHNSHHSGPPNPERRLLFCRPPNPERRLLFCRPPNPERHLCHCKPVHPEMVLLRPLNPERSSQLQTTKSRDRRLCHCSQPNPERRLLFCRPSNPE from the exons ATGACACCTTCCCCATTGCAGACCACCACCACCAAATCCAGAAAGGAGGCTTTGCCATTGAAGACCACCCAATCCAGAGAGGCATCTTCTCTATTGAAGACCACCCAATCCAGAGAGGCATCTTCTCTTTTGATAACCACCAAATCAGAGGTGTGTGTTCTGCATTATTCATTGAAGACCACCAAATTCAGAGAGGTGCTTTATCAATTGAAGACCACCAAACCCAGAAAGGAGTCTTTGCCACTGAAGACCACCAAATCCCAGAGAGGCGCCGCCATTGCAGACCTCCAAATCCAGAGAG GCGCCGCCATTGCAGACCTCCAAATCCAGAGAGGTGCCTTCTCTTTTGCAGACACCAAATCTAGAGAGGTGCCTTTGCCATTGCAGACCTCCAAATCCAGAGAGGTGCCTTCTCTTTTGCAGACACCAAATCTAGAGAGAGGCGCCTTCACTTTTGCAGAGCACCAAATCCAGAGTGACGCCTTCCCTATTGAACACCACCAAATCCAGAGAAGTGCCTTCGCCATTGAGACCACAAATCAGAGAGGTGTATGCCACAATAGTCATCATTCAGGACCACCAAATCCAGAGAGGCGCCTTCTCTTTTGCAGACCACCAAATCCAGAGAGGCGCCTTCTCTTTTGCAGACCACCAAATCCAGAGCGGCACCTTTGCCATTGCAAACCAGTACATCCAGAAATGGTGCTTTTGCGACCACTAAACCCAGAAAGGAGTTCGCAGTTGCAGACAACCAAATCCAGAGATAGGCGCCTTTGCCATTGCAGCCAACCAAATCCAGAGAGGCGCCTTCTCTTTTGCAGACCATCAAATCCAGAGTGA